A window of Daphnia pulicaria isolate SC F1-1A chromosome 10, SC_F0-13Bv2, whole genome shotgun sequence contains these coding sequences:
- the LOC124314385 gene encoding major facilitator superfamily domain-containing protein 8-like isoform X2, whose product MLKRGASKSYSVEPIYDPKQISAVSNSDHPASGDIREDADKKQPLPDYAKLMEPAKVRKRRYFSLAVICFTAFILALSISIVMTSAKPYLDLMDPEAGTEFLGLYIASQPLAQLFFSPLMGFLGNRLGSVRIPTIISTLIMAVGFTFYACISALPEPRKWYLFAARFVIGAASGTSTLGYSYVASASTVKERTTALSLLQMSKSSAFIIGPLIQAAFASLGDGQDRPIGNDSHIYWNMYTAPAWLAVLLSLINIVVLMPFIFTEFYIAKEEGDYLAARGLKKSSPDEEIVTKMKPDKVALVVCIVITATTQFNFNFIESTATLVVIEQLGVTPTRAVVLVGIMYSAAGVYGLFMFGLVGPISRKVGERIVLMAGILFAMSGVICVYPYGGPLPPLKFINETIDELTTVSLSKSWNLLESPSIEDDFPICYNATLALTDGAGCPVDIQPWCCEIPAIHSEQLIAGYLLIFTGVPIAIMMVNVIFSKVLGPYPQGTWTGLLGAGTAVARILCPLCVTSLYAAFGMLATCGFLTSVMVVVLVIFALSFRRLVPYRHAHS is encoded by the exons atgttgaaacgCGGAGCAAGTAAAAGTTACAGTGTGGAACCCATCTACGACCCGAAACAAATATCAGCGGTAAGTAATAGCGATCATCCAGCATCCGGCGATATCAG agAGGATGCGGATAAGAAACAGCCGTTGCCCGACTACGCCAAACTCATGGAGCCGGCCAAGGTGCGCAAGCGGCGCTATTTCAGTTTGGCTGTCATCTGTTTCACGGCCTTCATCCTGGCCTTGTCCATCTCGATCGTCATGACCAGCGCCAAACCTTACTTGGACCTA ATGGATCCAGAAGCCGGCACCGAGTTTCTAGGACTGTACATCGCGTCCCAGCCGCTGGCCCAGCTCTTTTTTAGTCCCTTGATGGGTTTCCTGGGCAATCGACTGGGATCGGTCCGAATTCCGACCATAATTTCGACGCTCATCATGGCCGTCGGCTTCACTTTTTACGCCTGCATCTCGGCCTTACCCGAGCCGAGGAAATGGTACCTCTTTGCAGCTCGATTCGTCATCGGAGCCGCTAGcg gGACGTCCACTTTGGGTTACAGTTACGTTGCCTCGGCCAGCACGGTCAAAGAGAGGACGACGGCCCTGTCACTTCTACAAATGTCCAAGTCCTCGGCCTTTATCATTGGCCCAC TGATCCAGGCGGCGTTTGCGTCTCTGGGTGACGGCCAAGACCGTCCGATCGGCAACGATTCCCACATCTACTGGAACATGTACACGGCTCCGGCCTGGCTGGCCGTTCTGCTGTCGCTCATCAACATCGTCGTCCTGATGCCGTTCATCTTCACCGAGTTCTACATCGCCAAAGAGGAGGGCGACTATTTGGCCGCCAGGGGACTCAAGAAATCCTCACCCGACGAAGAAATTGTCACAAAAATGAAGCCGGACAAAGTGGCCTTGGTCGTCTGCATCGTCATCACTGCCACGActcaatttaatttcaatttcatcgaaag CACGGCGACGTTGGTGGTGATTGAGCAGCTGGGCGTGACTCCGACCAGGGCGGTAGTCTTGGTGGGCATCATGTATTCCGCAGCCGGAGTCTACGGTCTCTTCATGTTTGGCTTAGTCGGCCCAATATCCCGCAA aGTGGGTGAACGGATTGTGTTGATGGCCGGAATTCTATTCGCCATGTCGGGAGTTATCTGCGTCTATCCCTACGGCGGTCCTCTGCCACCGTTGAAATTCATCAACGAAACAATTGACG AATTAACGACGGTGAGCCTTTCTAAGTCGTGGAATCTATTGGAATCGCCCAGCATCGAAGATGATTTCCCAATTTGTTACAACGCCACTTTAGCCTTGACGGATG GAGCCGGTTGTCCGGTCGACATTCAGCCCTGGTGTTGCGAGATTCCAGCCATCCACTCTGAACAGCTGATCGCAGGCTACCTGCTCATCTTCACCGGCGTCCCCATCGCCATCATGATGGTCAACGTCATTTTCAGCAAAGTTCTCGGCCCTTATCCGCAG GGCACCTGGACGGGACTTTTGGGCGCCGGAACGGCCGTGGCTCGAATCCTATGTCCACTCTGCGTCACCAGTTTGTACGCCGCCTTCGGCATGTTGGCCACTTGCGGTTTCCTGACGTCCGTCATGGTGGTCGTCCTTGTCATCTTCGCCTTATCCTTCCGTCGCCTTGTCCCATATCGACACGCCCACTCTTAG
- the LOC124314385 gene encoding major facilitator superfamily domain-containing protein 8-like isoform X1 translates to MLKRGASKSYSVEPIYDPKQISAVSNSDHPASGDIREDADKKQPLPDYAKLMEPAKVRKRRYFSLAVICFTAFILALSISIVMTSAKPYLDLLSFIILNNSISSFLAINFISIFLSFLFQMDPEAGTEFLGLYIASQPLAQLFFSPLMGFLGNRLGSVRIPTIISTLIMAVGFTFYACISALPEPRKWYLFAARFVIGAASGTSTLGYSYVASASTVKERTTALSLLQMSKSSAFIIGPLIQAAFASLGDGQDRPIGNDSHIYWNMYTAPAWLAVLLSLINIVVLMPFIFTEFYIAKEEGDYLAARGLKKSSPDEEIVTKMKPDKVALVVCIVITATTQFNFNFIESTATLVVIEQLGVTPTRAVVLVGIMYSAAGVYGLFMFGLVGPISRKVGERIVLMAGILFAMSGVICVYPYGGPLPPLKFINETIDELTTVSLSKSWNLLESPSIEDDFPICYNATLALTDGAGCPVDIQPWCCEIPAIHSEQLIAGYLLIFTGVPIAIMMVNVIFSKVLGPYPQGTWTGLLGAGTAVARILCPLCVTSLYAAFGMLATCGFLTSVMVVVLVIFALSFRRLVPYRHAHS, encoded by the exons atgttgaaacgCGGAGCAAGTAAAAGTTACAGTGTGGAACCCATCTACGACCCGAAACAAATATCAGCGGTAAGTAATAGCGATCATCCAGCATCCGGCGATATCAG agAGGATGCGGATAAGAAACAGCCGTTGCCCGACTACGCCAAACTCATGGAGCCGGCCAAGGTGCGCAAGCGGCGCTATTTCAGTTTGGCTGTCATCTGTTTCACGGCCTTCATCCTGGCCTTGTCCATCTCGATCGTCATGACCAGCGCCAAACCTTACTTGGACCTATTAAGTTTtatcattttgaataattctatttcatcatttttggctatcaatttcatttcaatatttttgtcaTTCCTATTCCAGATGGATCCAGAAGCCGGCACCGAGTTTCTAGGACTGTACATCGCGTCCCAGCCGCTGGCCCAGCTCTTTTTTAGTCCCTTGATGGGTTTCCTGGGCAATCGACTGGGATCGGTCCGAATTCCGACCATAATTTCGACGCTCATCATGGCCGTCGGCTTCACTTTTTACGCCTGCATCTCGGCCTTACCCGAGCCGAGGAAATGGTACCTCTTTGCAGCTCGATTCGTCATCGGAGCCGCTAGcg gGACGTCCACTTTGGGTTACAGTTACGTTGCCTCGGCCAGCACGGTCAAAGAGAGGACGACGGCCCTGTCACTTCTACAAATGTCCAAGTCCTCGGCCTTTATCATTGGCCCAC TGATCCAGGCGGCGTTTGCGTCTCTGGGTGACGGCCAAGACCGTCCGATCGGCAACGATTCCCACATCTACTGGAACATGTACACGGCTCCGGCCTGGCTGGCCGTTCTGCTGTCGCTCATCAACATCGTCGTCCTGATGCCGTTCATCTTCACCGAGTTCTACATCGCCAAAGAGGAGGGCGACTATTTGGCCGCCAGGGGACTCAAGAAATCCTCACCCGACGAAGAAATTGTCACAAAAATGAAGCCGGACAAAGTGGCCTTGGTCGTCTGCATCGTCATCACTGCCACGActcaatttaatttcaatttcatcgaaag CACGGCGACGTTGGTGGTGATTGAGCAGCTGGGCGTGACTCCGACCAGGGCGGTAGTCTTGGTGGGCATCATGTATTCCGCAGCCGGAGTCTACGGTCTCTTCATGTTTGGCTTAGTCGGCCCAATATCCCGCAA aGTGGGTGAACGGATTGTGTTGATGGCCGGAATTCTATTCGCCATGTCGGGAGTTATCTGCGTCTATCCCTACGGCGGTCCTCTGCCACCGTTGAAATTCATCAACGAAACAATTGACG AATTAACGACGGTGAGCCTTTCTAAGTCGTGGAATCTATTGGAATCGCCCAGCATCGAAGATGATTTCCCAATTTGTTACAACGCCACTTTAGCCTTGACGGATG GAGCCGGTTGTCCGGTCGACATTCAGCCCTGGTGTTGCGAGATTCCAGCCATCCACTCTGAACAGCTGATCGCAGGCTACCTGCTCATCTTCACCGGCGTCCCCATCGCCATCATGATGGTCAACGTCATTTTCAGCAAAGTTCTCGGCCCTTATCCGCAG GGCACCTGGACGGGACTTTTGGGCGCCGGAACGGCCGTGGCTCGAATCCTATGTCCACTCTGCGTCACCAGTTTGTACGCCGCCTTCGGCATGTTGGCCACTTGCGGTTTCCTGACGTCCGTCATGGTGGTCGTCCTTGTCATCTTCGCCTTATCCTTCCGTCGCCTTGTCCCATATCGACACGCCCACTCTTAG
- the LOC124314386 gene encoding major facilitator superfamily domain-containing protein 8-like has translation MFNRSSKKSYSLEPTYDPKAGTNSTPKIAYEDGPGNDKSPEEFTGSDGVIDYAKMTEKKSVRRRRFFSLGVVSFTAFIFNLSFSIILTSAKPYLDKMDPEAGTDFLGLFIAAQPLAQLIFSPIMGYLGNKLGSIRILSMISMSFLAAGFALYACVAALPEPRRWYLFAARFLIGAAGGSITLCFSYIATATTTKERTMAVSLFQMAQSSAFVVGPAIQAAFAPLTSKTPPEGESQLYFDMYTGPAWLSVILAIINVFVFLPCMFTEYNIAREEGEYLAGLAAKKDKEANKETPKLKDPNVIGLVTCIIVFASVQFNFIFLESVATLLTMEMLGWDEQRAIVIVGIGFACAGLYSGLIFSVMAPTSRKVGERIVMLAGILFLLLGPVALYPYSGPPPQFRCNGTSHESTEPAIYFPELLMKEGMSGIWSKFEGRADNETSSNGTCEAIKSYLQVCSYNATCCILDAGCPNCAQPWCETLPAITSGQMITGFALIVTGFPMGASMGNAIFSKILGPFPQGTWMGILGAGACLARVLCPISVTNLYSTYGTWYAFGFMTLVMAVVLVIFLVFYKHLVPYKYDESG, from the exons atgttcaacagaagtagcAAGAAGAGTTACTCGTTGGAACCGACTTACGATCCCAAGGCCGGCACTAACAGCACGCCCAAAATCGCTTACGAAGATGGACCCGG CAACGACAAATCGCCGGAAGAATTCACGGGGTCGGACGGAGTCATCGACTACGCCAAGATGACGGAGAAGAAATCCGTTCGCCGGAGGCGTTTCTTCAGTTTGGGCGTCGTCAGCTTCACGGCCTTCATCTTCAATTTATCTTTCTCCATCATCTTGACCAGCGCCAAACCTTATCTCGACAAG ATGGATCCGGAAGCCGGCACGGATTTTCTGGGTTTGTTCATCGCGGCCCAGCCGTTGGCCCAGCTCATTTTCAGTCCCATCATGGGCTACCTGGGCAACAAATTGGGTTCGATCCGGATCCTGTCCATGATTTCCATGTCGTTCCTGGCCGCCGGATTCGCTCTCTACGCCTGCGTGGCCGCCCTTCCGGAGCCGAGGCGCTGGTACCTCTTCGCCGCCCGTTTCCTGATCGGTGCCGCCGGCGGGTCCATCACCCTCTGCTTCAGTTACATCGCcacggccaccaccaccaaggaGCGCACGATGGCCGTCTCCCTTTTCCAGATGGCCCAGTCATCCGCTTTCGTCGTCGGTCCag CCATTCAGGCGGCCTTCGCTCCTCTCACTTCCAAAACCCCGCCCGAAGGTGAGTCGCAACTTTATTTCGACATGTACACCGGCCCGGCTTGGCTCTCCGTCATCCTGGCCATCATCAACGTGTTCGTCTTCCTGCCGTGCATGTTCACCGAGTACAACATCGCTAGAGAGGAAGGCGAGTACCTGGCCGGCCTGGCCGCCAAAAAGGACAAGGAGGCCAACAAAGAAACGCCCAAACTCAAAGATCCCAACGTCATCGGCTTGGTCACTTGCATCATCGTCTTCGCATCCGTCCAGTTCAATTTCATCTTCCTCGAGAG TGTGGCTACTCTTCTGACGATGGAAATGCTCGGCTGGGATGAGCAGAGGGCCATCGTCATTGTGGGCATCGGTTTCGCTTGCGCCGGACTCTACAGCGGCCTCATCTTCTCCGTGATGGCCCCAACGTCCCGCAA AGTTGGCGAACGTATCGTCATGTTGGCCGGCATCCTGTTCCTACTGTTGGGACCGGTGGCCCTTTACCCGTACAGCGGACCTCCTCCGCAGTTCCGCTGCAACGGCACAT CGCATGAATCGACGGAACCGGCCATCTACTTCCCGGAACTGTTGATGAAGGAAGGCATGTCCGGCATCTGGTCCAAGTTCGAAGGAAGAGCCGACAATGAGACGAGCTCTAACGGAACTTGCGAGGCAATCAAGTCCTACCTCCAAGTTTGTTCATACAACGCAACTTGTTGCATACTCGACg CTGGATGTCCGAATTGCGCTCAGCCGTGGTGCGAGACCTTGCCGGCCATCACTTCGGGTCAGATGATCACCGGTTTCGCCCTGATCGTCACCGGGTTCCCCATGGGCGCCTCGATGGGCAACGCCATTTTCAGCAAAATCCTCGGCCCCTTTCCGCAG GGGACTTGGATGGGCATTTTGGGTGCTGGCGCCTGTCTGGCCCGTGTCCTGTGCCCCATCAGCGTCACCAATTTGTACTCGACTTACGGGACGTGGTACGCCTTCGGCTTCATGACCCTCGTCATGGCCGTCGTCCTCGTCATCTTCCTCGTCTTCTACAAACATCTCGTCCCTTACAAATACGACGAGTCCGGCTGA
- the LOC124314389 gene encoding major facilitator superfamily domain-containing protein 6-B-like, whose product MMAVASSIYCAAAAPPGLLATLNGAVGSFHYSFGRGVGSFAGGIMMANFGTRTTFRILGAGAGICGVFYFFLRRFYLAKIEKHRLRRKSTKPAVIISEEAGPITIKLDLLDADEKKNNRSSSDEEEDDVEDAAMDYLFEPDGLKGRRLSAF is encoded by the exons ATGATGGCCGTTGCCAGTTCGATTTATTGCGCCGCGGCAGCCCCGCCCGGTCTCCTGGCGACGTTGAACGGCGCCGTCGGTTCCTTTCATTATTCATTTG GTCGCGGAGTGGGCAGTTTCGCCGGCGGCATCATGATGGCCAATTTCGGGACCCGGACGACATTCCGCATTCTTGGTGCTGGCGCCGGAATCTGTGGcgttttctatttcttcctCCGTCGCTTCTACCTCGCCAAAATCGAGAAGCACAGACTGCGCAGGAAATCCACCA AGCCCGCCGTAATCATTTCCGAAGAGGCGGGACCCATCACAATCAAACTTGACTTGTTGGATGCcgacgaaaaaaagaataatcgcTCCTCGTCGGATGAAGAGGAGGATGACGTCGAAGACGCCGCCATGGATTATTTGTTTGAACCCGATGGTCTCAAAGGTCGTCGATTGAGCGCCTTCTGA